A window of Lepidochelys kempii isolate rLepKem1 chromosome 1, rLepKem1.hap2, whole genome shotgun sequence contains these coding sequences:
- the LOC140914594 gene encoding olfactory receptor 52E4-like, translated as MQETPFCLRVGHLPPYNMSDSNITNFTNPSTFILLGIPGLEVAHVWISIPFCTMYIIAVLGNFTILFIVKREPSLHGPMYYFLCMLAVTDLVLPTSILPKTLSIFWFNSREIDFSACLTQMYFIHCFTGMATGIFVAMALDRYVAICDPLRHSTILTNPMVAKIGLAMVLRSSIFVLPYPFLARQWPYCRTNIIPHTYCEHIAVVKLACADIRVSNYYGLFLLFSGMGLDMLFITVSYIQILRAVFSLPTKDSQLKTFETCISHLCAILTFYVPSLFSFLTHRFGHNVPLHFHVLMANVYLLVPPMLNPIIYGVRTKQIRDRLLWLFTHKGT; from the coding sequence ATGCAGGAGACGCCGTTCTGCCTCAGAGTTGGACACCTTCCCCCCTACAACATGTCAGATTCCAACATAACCaacttcaccaacccctccaccttcatcctgctgggcattcctggcctggaggtggcccatgtctggatctccatcccttTCTGCACCATGTACATCATAGCTGTCTTGGGGAACTTCACCATCCTGTTCATCGTGAAGAGGGAGCCGAGCCTCCAtgggcccatgtactatttcctctgcatgctggctgTCACCGACCTGGTCCTGCCTACATCCATCCTGCCCAAAAcgctgagcatcttctggttcaattccagggagatagatttcagtgcctgcctcacccagatgtacttCATTCACTGCTTCACAGGGATGGCGACTGGGATCTTCGTGGCCATGGCCTTGGATCGCTATGTGGCCATCTGCgatcccctgagacattccaccatCCTGACAAACCCCATGGTTGCCAAGATCGGCCTGGCCATGGTTCTGCGCAGCAGCATATTTGTACTGCCCTATCCCTTCCTGGCAAGGCagtggccatattgcagaaccaacatcatCCCCCACACATACTGCGAGCACATAGCTGTGGTGAAGCTGGCCTGCGCTGACATCCGAGTCAGTAATTACTATGGCCTCTTTTTGCTATTCTCTGGGATGGGTCTGGATATGCTTTTTATCACCGTGTCCTATATCCAGATCCTCAGGGCCGTCTtcagcctccccacaaaggaCTCCCAGCTCAAGACTTTTGAGACCtgcatctcccacctctgtgctatCTTAACCTTTTACGTCccatctctcttctccttcctcacGCACCGGTTTGGCCACAATGTGCCCCTGCATTTCCACGTTCTCATGGCCAACGTGTACCTCCTGGTGCCCCCCATGCTAAACCCCATCATCTATGGTGTGAGGACCAAACAGATCCGGGACAGGCTGCTCTGGCTCTTTACTCATAAAGGGACCTAA